A window of Onychostoma macrolepis isolate SWU-2019 chromosome 01, ASM1243209v1, whole genome shotgun sequence contains these coding sequences:
- the LOC131545793 gene encoding uncharacterized protein LOC131545793 isoform X2 — translation MLEKPPGKLQHSDKRFSEYVTDHFNAEIQQAESQNRTLNVSMQTYDSAEVNHTTSAGSQTNVSVADLFASLDDLSETTIHDLAFVENWLYLRFLPLLSYMNEEFVTQLSWMNFTCGAFQVIVEVLSREESLITDRQQKLIFTHLIYSFLSRADKADPGCHSNITSNHEWLQRNFGIFSKYATLSQLQTLDSYFTEFDSLGLLSPSQLAELTVTSGALNSANMIDSIFDRLEEGDAFQNMDEFFWKLVQSELKQGYSTGDPPIIFIRPEEECAGCTFALHCS, via the exons ATGCTGGAAAAACCTCCTGGCAAACTGCAGCACTCCGATAAAAGATTTAGTGAA TATGTCACAGATCATTTTAATG CAGAGATTCAGCAGGCTGAGTCACAGAACAG GACGCTGAATGTCTCGATGCAAACATATGACTCGGCGGAGGTGAACCACACCACCTCAGCG GGCTCACAAACAAATGTCAGTGTGGCTGATCTCTTCGCTTCTTTGGACGATCTCAGTGAAACAACCATCCACGATCTAGCGTTTGTTGAGAACTGGCTGTATTTGAGGTTTCTGCCTCTTCTGTCATATATGAATGAGGAGTTTGTGACACAACTGAGCTGGATGAACTTCACCTGTGGGGCCTTCCAAGTCAT TGTGGAAGTTCTCAGCAGGGAGGAATCGCTGATCACAGACAGGCAGCAGAAGCTGATCTTCACGCATCTCATTTACTCTTTCCTGTCCAGAGCAGATAAAGCAG aTCCAGGCTGCCATTCAAACATCACCAGTAACCATGAATGGCTGCAGAGGAATTTTGGGATCTTCTCTAAATATGCAACACTCAGCCAACTGCAAACACTGGACAGTTATTTCACTGAG TTTGATTCGTTAGGGTTACTGAGTCCATCTCAACTAGCAGAGCTGACTGTGACTTCTGGAGCGCTGAACAGTGCGAATATGATTGACAGCATTTTTGACCGTCTAGAGGAAGGTGATGCTTTCCAGAACATGGATGAGTTTTTCTGGAAACTAGTTCAAtctgag TTAAAGCAGGGCTATTCAACTGGCGACCCGCCAATCATCTTCATCCGGCCCGAGGAAGAGTGCGCAGGTTGCACATTCGCCTTGCATTGTTCTTAA
- the LOC131545793 gene encoding uncharacterized protein LOC131545793 isoform X1 yields MTMMATTRKKLLSNKVLIVFVLFCGYFTSVLHGQYVTDHFNEIQQAESQNRTLNVSMQTYDSAEVNHTTSAGSQTNVSVADLFASLDDLSETTIHDLAFVENWLYLRFLPLLSYMNEEFVTQLSWMNFTCGAFQVIVEVLSREESLITDRQQKLIFTHLIYSFLSRADKADPGCHSNITSNHEWLQRNFGIFSKYATLSQLQTLDSYFTEFDSLGLLSPSQLAELTVTSGALNSANMIDSIFDRLEEGDAFQNMDEFFWKLVQSELKQGYSTGDPPIIFIRPEEECAGCTFALHCS; encoded by the exons ATGACGATGATGGCAACAACGAGGAAAAAACTGCTCAGCAACAAAGTTCTTATTGTGTTTGTTCTCTTCTGCG GCTACTTTACTTCAGTACTGCATGGACAG TATGTCACAGATCATTTTAATG AGATTCAGCAGGCTGAGTCACAGAACAG GACGCTGAATGTCTCGATGCAAACATATGACTCGGCGGAGGTGAACCACACCACCTCAGCG GGCTCACAAACAAATGTCAGTGTGGCTGATCTCTTCGCTTCTTTGGACGATCTCAGTGAAACAACCATCCACGATCTAGCGTTTGTTGAGAACTGGCTGTATTTGAGGTTTCTGCCTCTTCTGTCATATATGAATGAGGAGTTTGTGACACAACTGAGCTGGATGAACTTCACCTGTGGGGCCTTCCAAGTCAT TGTGGAAGTTCTCAGCAGGGAGGAATCGCTGATCACAGACAGGCAGCAGAAGCTGATCTTCACGCATCTCATTTACTCTTTCCTGTCCAGAGCAGATAAAGCAG aTCCAGGCTGCCATTCAAACATCACCAGTAACCATGAATGGCTGCAGAGGAATTTTGGGATCTTCTCTAAATATGCAACACTCAGCCAACTGCAAACACTGGACAGTTATTTCACTGAG TTTGATTCGTTAGGGTTACTGAGTCCATCTCAACTAGCAGAGCTGACTGTGACTTCTGGAGCGCTGAACAGTGCGAATATGATTGACAGCATTTTTGACCGTCTAGAGGAAGGTGATGCTTTCCAGAACATGGATGAGTTTTTCTGGAAACTAGTTCAAtctgag TTAAAGCAGGGCTATTCAACTGGCGACCCGCCAATCATCTTCATCCGGCCCGAGGAAGAGTGCGCAGGTTGCACATTCGCCTTGCATTGTTCTTAA
- the LOC131545793 gene encoding uncharacterized protein LOC131545793 isoform X3: MLEKPPGKLQHSDKRFSEYVTDHFNEIQQAESQNRTLNVSMQTYDSAEVNHTTSAGSQTNVSVADLFASLDDLSETTIHDLAFVENWLYLRFLPLLSYMNEEFVTQLSWMNFTCGAFQVIVEVLSREESLITDRQQKLIFTHLIYSFLSRADKADPGCHSNITSNHEWLQRNFGIFSKYATLSQLQTLDSYFTEFDSLGLLSPSQLAELTVTSGALNSANMIDSIFDRLEEGDAFQNMDEFFWKLVQSELKQGYSTGDPPIIFIRPEEECAGCTFALHCS; encoded by the exons ATGCTGGAAAAACCTCCTGGCAAACTGCAGCACTCCGATAAAAGATTTAGTGAA TATGTCACAGATCATTTTAATG AGATTCAGCAGGCTGAGTCACAGAACAG GACGCTGAATGTCTCGATGCAAACATATGACTCGGCGGAGGTGAACCACACCACCTCAGCG GGCTCACAAACAAATGTCAGTGTGGCTGATCTCTTCGCTTCTTTGGACGATCTCAGTGAAACAACCATCCACGATCTAGCGTTTGTTGAGAACTGGCTGTATTTGAGGTTTCTGCCTCTTCTGTCATATATGAATGAGGAGTTTGTGACACAACTGAGCTGGATGAACTTCACCTGTGGGGCCTTCCAAGTCAT TGTGGAAGTTCTCAGCAGGGAGGAATCGCTGATCACAGACAGGCAGCAGAAGCTGATCTTCACGCATCTCATTTACTCTTTCCTGTCCAGAGCAGATAAAGCAG aTCCAGGCTGCCATTCAAACATCACCAGTAACCATGAATGGCTGCAGAGGAATTTTGGGATCTTCTCTAAATATGCAACACTCAGCCAACTGCAAACACTGGACAGTTATTTCACTGAG TTTGATTCGTTAGGGTTACTGAGTCCATCTCAACTAGCAGAGCTGACTGTGACTTCTGGAGCGCTGAACAGTGCGAATATGATTGACAGCATTTTTGACCGTCTAGAGGAAGGTGATGCTTTCCAGAACATGGATGAGTTTTTCTGGAAACTAGTTCAAtctgag TTAAAGCAGGGCTATTCAACTGGCGACCCGCCAATCATCTTCATCCGGCCCGAGGAAGAGTGCGCAGGTTGCACATTCGCCTTGCATTGTTCTTAA
- the LOC131545793 gene encoding uncharacterized protein LOC131545793 isoform X4 — protein MQTYDSAEVNHTTSAGSQTNVSVADLFASLDDLSETTIHDLAFVENWLYLRFLPLLSYMNEEFVTQLSWMNFTCGAFQVIVEVLSREESLITDRQQKLIFTHLIYSFLSRADKADPGCHSNITSNHEWLQRNFGIFSKYATLSQLQTLDSYFTEFDSLGLLSPSQLAELTVTSGALNSANMIDSIFDRLEEGDAFQNMDEFFWKLVQSELKQGYSTGDPPIIFIRPEEECAGCTFALHCS, from the exons ATGCAAACATATGACTCGGCGGAGGTGAACCACACCACCTCAGCG GGCTCACAAACAAATGTCAGTGTGGCTGATCTCTTCGCTTCTTTGGACGATCTCAGTGAAACAACCATCCACGATCTAGCGTTTGTTGAGAACTGGCTGTATTTGAGGTTTCTGCCTCTTCTGTCATATATGAATGAGGAGTTTGTGACACAACTGAGCTGGATGAACTTCACCTGTGGGGCCTTCCAAGTCAT TGTGGAAGTTCTCAGCAGGGAGGAATCGCTGATCACAGACAGGCAGCAGAAGCTGATCTTCACGCATCTCATTTACTCTTTCCTGTCCAGAGCAGATAAAGCAG aTCCAGGCTGCCATTCAAACATCACCAGTAACCATGAATGGCTGCAGAGGAATTTTGGGATCTTCTCTAAATATGCAACACTCAGCCAACTGCAAACACTGGACAGTTATTTCACTGAG TTTGATTCGTTAGGGTTACTGAGTCCATCTCAACTAGCAGAGCTGACTGTGACTTCTGGAGCGCTGAACAGTGCGAATATGATTGACAGCATTTTTGACCGTCTAGAGGAAGGTGATGCTTTCCAGAACATGGATGAGTTTTTCTGGAAACTAGTTCAAtctgag TTAAAGCAGGGCTATTCAACTGGCGACCCGCCAATCATCTTCATCCGGCCCGAGGAAGAGTGCGCAGGTTGCACATTCGCCTTGCATTGTTCTTAA